A stretch of the Pedobacter sp. MC2016-14 genome encodes the following:
- a CDS encoding pyridoxine 5'-phosphate synthase: MANLSVNINKIATLRNSRGGNNPDLVKVALDCERFGAQGITVHPRPDERHIRYQDVYDLKAVIKTEFNIEGNCREQKFVDLVLANKPAQVTLVPDVEGQITSNHGWDTIKHKDYLKEMIALFQNAGIRVSIFVDPVVEMVTAAAESGTDRIELYTEAYAHNYYDNREKAIVAYVAAAHKAHEIGLGINAGHDLDLHNLKYFAHSIPGLLEVSIGHALISDALYLGLESTIQLYLKQLLP; the protein is encoded by the coding sequence ATGGCAAATCTTTCGGTAAACATCAACAAAATAGCTACGCTGCGCAACAGTCGCGGTGGCAACAACCCCGACCTTGTAAAAGTAGCGTTAGACTGTGAACGTTTCGGTGCCCAGGGGATCACCGTACACCCAAGACCTGATGAGAGACACATCCGATATCAGGACGTATACGATTTAAAAGCGGTGATAAAAACTGAATTTAACATCGAAGGCAATTGCCGGGAACAGAAATTTGTTGACCTCGTTTTAGCCAATAAGCCTGCGCAGGTTACGTTGGTTCCCGATGTAGAAGGACAAATTACCTCAAACCACGGCTGGGACACGATTAAGCACAAAGATTACCTTAAGGAAATGATAGCACTGTTTCAAAACGCAGGTATCAGGGTATCCATTTTTGTAGATCCGGTTGTAGAAATGGTTACCGCTGCCGCAGAAAGTGGAACAGACCGGATAGAGCTGTATACCGAAGCCTATGCCCATAATTATTACGACAACAGGGAAAAAGCAATTGTTGCCTATGTAGCTGCTGCCCATAAGGCACACGAAATTGGCCTGGGCATCAATGCGGGCCACGACCTCGATCTGCACAACTTAAAATATTTTGCCCACAGCATCCCCGGTCTGCTGGAAGTTTCCATTGGCCATGCCCTAATTAGCGATGCTTTATATCTGGGACTGGAAAGCACCATACAATTATACTTAAAGCAACTTTTACCATAA
- a CDS encoding glycosyltransferase family 39 protein, with protein MKIKEEKLYVILICLLAAFGFLGVFGGIMEPDSALYASIAKNNILYNDWLNLYVRGADWLDKPHLPFWIAALFFKVFGISAFAYKLPSFLVGLLGAWYVYQLAKSIYTDRIGLRSVVIFLSALHVLISTFDVRAEIYITTFTLASIYHYYRAHQSSVVHLVAGSFFTACAIMVKGIFVLIPVFAGFIIYWLFTKQYKQLIKIKWWLAIVLIFVFISPELYSLYHQFDLHPEKVVFGSRGVSGLKFFFWDSQFGRFFNSGPIKGSGDKSFFLHTTLWAFLPWSVLLYTAVVNLFKKKNRAELADESIILWASAAVTFLLFSFSKFQLPHYILIVFPQFAIITALYMEKLEGKPLKVFYTVHTVIYVLVFILLGVIAVFSGFEHAYWMISALLLIAISAFVFFKEKSVSAIVGRNAAISIGLMSFLYLFFYPALLKYEGGMQAGQWLRANYPEAKPAVLLNVDAYSFDFYANAEVKYLMSYEDLDKAVATRDLVIYVQDTELQNIKSKYKTEVLKSFENYHITKLSGKFLNANTRAAVLEHFYLVKLH; from the coding sequence ATGAAAATTAAAGAGGAAAAGTTATATGTGATTTTAATTTGCCTTTTGGCTGCTTTTGGTTTTCTGGGGGTTTTTGGCGGCATCATGGAGCCCGATAGTGCTTTATACGCTTCTATAGCTAAGAACAATATTTTATATAACGACTGGCTGAACCTGTATGTTCGTGGGGCAGATTGGCTGGATAAACCTCATCTTCCGTTCTGGATTGCGGCATTGTTTTTTAAGGTTTTTGGCATTTCCGCTTTTGCGTATAAACTCCCTTCTTTTTTAGTTGGGCTGCTTGGTGCCTGGTATGTGTACCAACTCGCTAAAAGCATATATACGGACAGGATAGGTTTAAGGAGTGTGGTGATTTTTCTATCTGCACTTCATGTACTCATTTCTACCTTTGATGTAAGGGCAGAAATATACATAACTACCTTCACATTGGCTTCTATCTATCATTATTACAGGGCGCATCAAAGTTCTGTTGTGCATTTGGTCGCCGGTTCTTTCTTCACAGCCTGTGCAATTATGGTAAAAGGCATATTTGTATTGATTCCTGTTTTTGCTGGTTTTATCATCTACTGGTTGTTTACAAAGCAGTATAAGCAACTTATTAAAATAAAATGGTGGCTGGCAATTGTGCTTATCTTTGTCTTTATTTCGCCTGAGTTATATAGCCTTTACCATCAATTTGACCTTCATCCAGAGAAGGTTGTTTTTGGGAGCAGGGGCGTTTCCGGCTTAAAGTTTTTCTTTTGGGATAGCCAGTTTGGCCGCTTTTTCAATAGCGGGCCAATTAAAGGGTCTGGCGATAAATCCTTTTTTCTGCATACCACACTCTGGGCATTTTTGCCCTGGTCTGTACTATTGTATACGGCAGTTGTAAATTTGTTTAAAAAGAAGAACAGAGCAGAACTTGCCGACGAAAGCATCATCCTGTGGGCGAGCGCAGCGGTAACCTTTTTGCTTTTTTCATTCTCAAAATTCCAGCTGCCACATTACATTTTGATCGTTTTTCCGCAGTTTGCCATTATTACGGCTTTGTATATGGAGAAATTGGAGGGCAAACCATTAAAGGTATTTTACACCGTACATACCGTTATATATGTTCTGGTCTTTATTCTGCTTGGGGTAATTGCTGTTTTTTCGGGCTTTGAACACGCTTATTGGATGATAAGCGCATTGCTGCTTATTGCCATTTCGGCATTTGTCTTTTTTAAAGAAAAGTCTGTTTCGGCTATTGTTGGCCGTAATGCAGCTATTTCTATTGGTTTAATGTCTTTCCTCTATTTGTTCTTCTATCCTGCACTATTAAAATATGAGGGGGGGATGCAGGCAGGCCAATGGCTGAGGGCTAATTACCCTGAAGCTAAGCCGGCTGTGCTGCTCAACGTTGATGCTTATTCTTTTGATTTCTACGCCAATGCTGAAGTGAAATATTTAATGAGTTATGAAGACCTGGACAAGGCGGTAGCAACAAGAGACCTCGTTATCTATGTTCAGGATACTGAATTACAAAACATAAAAAGTAAATACAAAACGGAAGTACTAAAATCTTTTGAGAACTATCACATTACCAAGCTTAGCGGAAAATTCTTGAATGCAAATACCAGAGCAGCTGTTTTAGAACATTTTTATTTGGTAAAACTTCATTAG